The Paenibacillus macerans genome includes a window with the following:
- a CDS encoding HAD family hydrolase: MKPFEVVSLDMFQTLVNVDSRIEQIWKPILVNTYTHEAADECGRLLLNYFFEHWEQMKETKLFFLMSEVYERSFGSLFRQMNMTYEAAAALKILFEEHTRSELYEDTSSFLNKISPNYKVCIVSDADEAMIPEFYKEYGMRILTSEHYRSYKNDENNTMFKELLQIYDTDPDKVIHIGDSVSDVVGAKREGIKACWLNRNKRVWNHEIEPDYVIESLSDLEVIL, encoded by the coding sequence GTGAAACCGTTTGAAGTCGTTAGTCTGGATATGTTCCAAACTTTAGTGAATGTGGATTCCAGAATCGAGCAGATATGGAAGCCGATATTAGTGAATACCTATACGCATGAAGCTGCAGACGAGTGCGGGCGTTTATTATTAAATTATTTTTTCGAGCATTGGGAACAGATGAAAGAAACGAAACTATTTTTCTTAATGAGCGAAGTATATGAACGCAGTTTCGGAAGCTTATTCCGGCAAATGAACATGACGTACGAGGCAGCGGCAGCCCTTAAAATATTATTTGAGGAACACACACGCTCGGAATTATATGAAGACACGTCCAGTTTCTTAAATAAAATTTCGCCAAACTATAAGGTTTGTATCGTTAGTGATGCGGACGAGGCGATGATCCCGGAATTTTATAAGGAATACGGGATGCGGATTCTGACTTCCGAACATTATCGGTCTTATAAAAATGACGAAAACAATACGATGTTTAAAGAATTGCTTCAAATTTATGATACGGATCCGGACAAAGTTATTCATATCGGAGATTCGGTTTCCGATGTCGTAGGGGCAAAGCGGGAAGGCATAAAAGCATGCTGGTTGAACCGGAATAAGCGCGTTTGGAATCACGAAATTGAACCGGACTATGTCATAGAATCATTAAGCGATTTAGAAGTCATACTGTAA
- a CDS encoding GNAT family N-acetyltransferase — protein MQAIQMIELNQQNLEEEGGYCLRSKPLSTGYQNKNNWLKDELAAGLKYIKLMENGKQAGFIEYTAAEYSSRVVHANDYMIIHCLWVNISGKGHGTRLIHKCIEDARQQNKCGVAVITNSDTSWTPSKDIFLKNGFTLIQEAPYGFELLVHPLKDGPLPFFPNNWEERLKTSDELTIFRTNQCPFVDVATENMLEGARKLGLEAKVIDMKNREELMALSPTPYGIFGVTYRGRLVTFHRLTVHSAIKKLKSLCN, from the coding sequence ATGCAAGCTATTCAGATGATTGAATTAAATCAGCAAAACCTTGAAGAAGAAGGAGGATATTGCTTACGAAGCAAACCTCTATCAACCGGATATCAGAACAAAAACAACTGGTTAAAGGACGAGCTGGCAGCAGGATTAAAATACATAAAGCTGATGGAAAATGGAAAACAAGCAGGATTTATAGAGTATACGGCTGCGGAATATTCGTCCAGAGTCGTCCACGCCAACGATTATATGATCATCCATTGCTTATGGGTCAACATTTCCGGAAAAGGCCACGGAACCAGACTTATCCATAAATGCATTGAAGATGCAAGGCAGCAAAATAAATGCGGTGTTGCGGTAATCACCAATTCGGACACTTCTTGGACTCCGAGCAAAGACATTTTCTTGAAAAATGGGTTTACTCTGATTCAAGAAGCGCCCTACGGATTTGAACTGTTAGTACATCCGCTCAAGGATGGTCCGCTTCCTTTTTTTCCAAACAATTGGGAGGAAAGATTGAAAACTTCCGATGAACTAACCATTTTCCGCACCAACCAATGTCCGTTTGTGGATGTCGCTACCGAAAATATGTTAGAAGGGGCCCGAAAGCTCGGGCTTGAAGCCAAAGTCATTGATATGAAAAACAGAGAAGAATTGATGGCGTTATCCCCGACGCCGTACGGTATTTTTGGGGTTACTTATCGCGGGCGATTAGTTACGTTCCATAGACTTACCGTTCACTCCGCAATCAAGAAACTTAAATCCCTTTGCAATTAA
- a CDS encoding cation:proton antiporter, whose protein sequence is MLILELAIILVASKLAGDLSVRLRQPAVLGKLLIGILLGPAVLGLIHETDILEEISQIGVILLMFIAGLETDVDEFKKSGKASAYVGLAGIALPFGLGYLSGILIGMPVFEAIFLGLLLSATSVSISVQALKEMGRLKSREGATILGAAVIDDVLVIILLAFVMSFAGGDVNLGMIILKKFAFFAIAIVLSWKVVPWVLRKFSPLRVSESVISAALIICFLFAYMAEYAGVAAIIGAYIAGVAISLTMYKREVTEKIETIGYAVFVPVFFTTIGVKVDFSAVSSQLGLIAGLSVLAIATKLLGSAFGAKAAGFGWRSALGIGSAMVSRGEVALIIAAIGQEAGLLNEGMFAVIVLVVLITTIVTPPMMKLFFNEKEKKPGTL, encoded by the coding sequence ATGCTGATTTTAGAACTGGCCATTATCCTGGTAGCATCCAAATTGGCCGGGGACCTGAGCGTAAGGCTGCGGCAGCCAGCGGTTTTGGGGAAACTGCTTATAGGCATTTTGCTTGGCCCTGCGGTGTTGGGCTTGATCCATGAAACCGATATTCTTGAAGAAATAAGTCAGATCGGCGTCATATTACTCATGTTTATTGCGGGTCTGGAAACGGATGTGGATGAATTCAAGAAATCCGGCAAAGCATCCGCTTACGTAGGTTTGGCCGGCATCGCCCTCCCTTTCGGATTAGGATATCTATCGGGTATTCTAATCGGCATGCCCGTATTTGAAGCTATTTTCCTCGGCTTGCTGCTTTCCGCGACGAGCGTTAGTATTTCCGTCCAGGCGCTGAAAGAAATGGGCAGGCTCAAATCCAGAGAGGGTGCTACGATCCTGGGGGCTGCCGTGATTGACGATGTTCTCGTCATTATCCTGCTGGCCTTTGTCATGAGCTTCGCCGGCGGCGACGTAAACTTGGGCATGATTATATTGAAGAAGTTCGCGTTTTTTGCGATCGCGATCGTTTTGAGTTGGAAAGTCGTCCCTTGGGTACTGCGCAAGTTCTCTCCGCTCCGCGTGTCGGAGTCGGTCATCTCCGCAGCATTGATCATTTGCTTCCTGTTTGCTTACATGGCTGAATATGCCGGCGTGGCCGCTATTATCGGGGCGTATATTGCGGGGGTGGCAATCAGCCTTACCATGTATAAGCGCGAGGTTACCGAAAAAATCGAAACGATAGGATACGCTGTGTTTGTCCCCGTGTTTTTTACGACGATTGGCGTAAAGGTCGATTTTTCCGCCGTCTCCTCCCAGCTCGGCCTGATTGCCGGATTAAGCGTGCTGGCCATAGCCACCAAACTATTGGGATCGGCCTTTGGGGCCAAAGCCGCCGGCTTCGGTTGGCGCAGCGCCCTAGGGATCGGCTCGGCGATGGTGTCCCGGGGCGAGGTCGCGCTGATCATTGCCGCCATCGGTCAAGAAGCCGGGCTGCTGAACGAAGGGATGTTCGCCGTCATTGTGCTTGTTGTACTGATCACGACGATCGTCACCCCTCCGATGATGAAGCTGTTTTTTAACGAAAAGGAAAAAAAGCCCGGCACGTTATAG
- a CDS encoding TetR/AcrR family transcriptional regulator, producing the protein MKIDKKQAILQAALEEFYQKGYEGASTNRITKEAGVSKGILFHYFSDKRTLYLTLVDECMNHYYRTLNSNLTDLSDDLFEALEQLSKIKINLFKSDPMMYGFISHAFMAMPEELKSELELKQRRMQTDSVPLLASRIDRSRFRSGIKPEEAIEFVLLSLEALITKRLSKLREEKLNGNEIAVVMDTSPYLDMLRYGIYRKEEN; encoded by the coding sequence ATGAAGATAGACAAAAAACAAGCCATTTTGCAGGCAGCTTTAGAAGAGTTTTATCAAAAGGGTTATGAAGGCGCTTCTACGAATCGGATCACCAAGGAGGCCGGGGTTTCTAAGGGAATCCTTTTTCATTATTTTTCAGATAAAAGGACATTGTATTTAACTCTGGTTGATGAGTGCATGAACCATTACTATCGCACCCTGAACTCAAATCTGACGGATCTCTCCGACGATCTTTTTGAAGCCTTAGAACAGCTATCCAAAATAAAGATAAACTTATTCAAGAGCGATCCTATGATGTATGGGTTTATTTCCCATGCGTTTATGGCTATGCCGGAAGAACTAAAGTCTGAGCTTGAGCTTAAGCAACGGCGAATGCAAACTGATTCCGTTCCTCTACTTGCAAGCAGGATCGATCGGAGCCGCTTTCGAAGCGGAATCAAGCCGGAGGAAGCCATCGAATTTGTATTGTTGTCCTTGGAAGCGTTGATTACCAAGCGATTGTCCAAGCTGCGCGAAGAAAAGTTGAATGGAAATGAAATTGCCGTAGTTATGGACACGAGTCCTTATTTAGATATGTTGAGGTACGGCATCTATCGAAAGGAGGAGAACTGA
- a CDS encoding glycosyltransferase — MRIKLLTIGTRGDVQPFIALGNGLQRRGHDVVVCTSREFEDFVRTFGVGFAPIRADFMKLTQSVEGKRMLGSNPLEIIKQMKKLIYPMMQQMLEDLWTVSRDADVLIYHPKAFGGYDIAQKQGIPVFAAHPIPIIAPTGNFTHPSLPFSLKNRWLNQKSYQLNRLFLSSFMSMINKWRRETLNLPARSVFTNDLRIDGRAIPVLYGCSPSVIPYDRKWKDQVSMEGFWFLQDADDWHPPKILESFIAAGSPPIVISFSSMPLKKPDKVLEMIKQALKRTGQRGIIMTGSSGLSYSCDTDENILCIQEAPHSWLFPLSAGVIHHGGAGTTAAALKAGKPMTICPFTGDQPFWARRMHELGVSTQPLHENTMSVDSLADRMLALTSSSKLKNNVLSLSAKIHKEMGVERTLDFIERRL; from the coding sequence ATGAGAATAAAGCTGCTGACGATCGGAACACGGGGAGATGTGCAGCCTTTTATTGCTTTGGGGAACGGCCTTCAGAGGCGCGGGCATGATGTTGTCGTGTGTACATCCCGGGAATTTGAGGACTTTGTTCGTACGTTTGGAGTCGGCTTCGCCCCGATACGGGCCGACTTCATGAAATTAACTCAATCCGTGGAAGGCAAACGCATGCTCGGCAGCAATCCCTTGGAAATCATAAAGCAAATGAAAAAGCTAATCTATCCTATGATGCAGCAAATGCTTGAAGATCTTTGGACGGTATCGCGCGACGCGGATGTGCTTATCTATCATCCCAAAGCATTCGGCGGGTATGATATCGCGCAAAAACAGGGAATCCCCGTTTTTGCGGCTCATCCAATTCCCATTATTGCGCCTACAGGAAACTTTACCCATCCAAGCCTGCCCTTCTCGTTAAAGAATCGATGGTTAAACCAGAAAAGCTATCAGTTGAACCGACTATTTCTTTCCTCCTTCATGAGTATGATTAACAAGTGGAGACGAGAGACGTTAAACTTGCCTGCACGCAGCGTGTTCACGAATGATCTGCGTATTGATGGACGCGCTATCCCGGTGCTGTATGGCTGCAGTCCGTCAGTCATTCCTTATGACCGGAAATGGAAGGACCAGGTGAGCATGGAGGGTTTCTGGTTTCTGCAGGATGCGGACGATTGGCACCCTCCGAAGATATTAGAGTCTTTTATCGCGGCAGGTTCCCCGCCCATAGTTATAAGTTTTAGCAGTATGCCTTTAAAAAAGCCGGATAAAGTGTTGGAAATGATCAAGCAGGCCTTAAAACGAACCGGACAGCGGGGGATTATTATGACCGGCTCGAGCGGCTTAAGTTACAGCTGCGATACGGACGAGAACATCTTATGCATTCAAGAAGCCCCGCATTCGTGGCTGTTCCCGCTGTCCGCCGGTGTTATCCATCATGGCGGAGCTGGAACAACAGCAGCTGCCCTGAAGGCGGGAAAGCCGATGACGATCTGTCCTTTTACGGGGGATCAGCCCTTCTGGGCGAGACGAATGCATGAGTTAGGCGTGTCCACTCAGCCGCTGCATGAGAATACAATGTCGGTAGACAGTTTGGCTGATCGAATGCTCGCTCTGACCAGCAGCTCTAAACTTAAGAACAATGTACTTTCGCTGTCGGCTAAGATTCATAAAGAGATGGGAGTAGAGCGGACATTGGATTTTATTGAGCGACGACTGTAA
- a CDS encoding helix-turn-helix domain-containing protein — translation MELGSKIRKIRKSQNRSLDDIAKACGFTKSLLSKIENGKTVPPIGTLIKIAEALGTKVSVLLDDSDLHGTVHTTKAASMDKMVRTDKGYSFSAIAAERPEKLMQPFYFVARKGKAGNRTLSHVGQEFIYVLEGTMIYYVGNEAYTLNAGDSLYFDSFENHKYTPLTDEVKYLSVFCSDSKA, via the coding sequence GTGGAACTGGGCAGTAAAATCCGAAAGATCCGTAAATCACAAAACCGGAGTCTGGACGACATCGCCAAGGCCTGCGGGTTTACGAAAAGCCTGTTGTCCAAAATCGAAAACGGGAAAACGGTGCCCCCGATCGGCACGCTCATCAAGATTGCCGAAGCGCTGGGAACCAAAGTCTCCGTGCTGCTCGACGACAGCGATCTGCATGGTACCGTGCACACCACGAAAGCGGCGAGTATGGATAAAATGGTCCGCACCGACAAAGGGTATTCCTTTTCCGCGATTGCGGCGGAACGGCCGGAGAAATTGATGCAGCCGTTTTATTTCGTGGCCAGGAAAGGAAAGGCCGGGAACCGGACGCTGTCTCATGTCGGACAGGAATTTATTTATGTGCTGGAAGGCACCATGATTTATTACGTAGGCAACGAAGCGTATACGCTAAACGCCGGCGACAGCTTGTATTTCGACTCTTTTGAAAATCATAAATATACGCCGCTGACGGATGAAGTCAAGTATTTGTCGGTGTTTTGCTCCGATTCCAAAGCCTGA
- a CDS encoding response regulator transcription factor, with amino-acid sequence MLNILVVDDEPKHRKGLSRMLQGLNPKCNIFHARDGAEALESISVHPVDLVFTDIQMPVMGGLEFMEHLARRGGNESVIIMSAYSEFAYAQRALQLGACDYLLKPVEEHKIAPLLAKAEQQASAVRPAASKAAREWLFEFDDRPNNPKQCKAEPIIESCKTYIDTHYHEEDLSLSTLAVKFYFNPSYFCNLFKTHTRMTIHQYITQTRMKAAARLLLHTSQKVYQIAENVGYKDVKYFIRLFRKEFGASPEEYRRLSAIR; translated from the coding sequence ATGCTGAACATTTTGGTCGTGGACGACGAACCGAAGCACCGGAAAGGGCTGTCGCGGATGCTTCAGGGGCTGAACCCGAAGTGCAACATTTTTCATGCCAGGGACGGTGCGGAGGCGCTTGAAAGCATCAGCGTTCATCCCGTTGACCTGGTCTTTACGGACATTCAAATGCCGGTGATGGGCGGGCTCGAATTCATGGAGCATTTGGCCCGGCGCGGCGGGAACGAAAGCGTCATTATTATGAGCGCGTATTCGGAGTTTGCCTATGCGCAGCGCGCGCTGCAACTTGGGGCCTGCGATTATTTGCTCAAGCCGGTGGAAGAGCATAAAATCGCGCCGCTGTTGGCGAAAGCGGAGCAACAAGCAAGCGCCGTGCGTCCCGCCGCCTCGAAGGCGGCCCGGGAATGGCTCTTCGAGTTTGACGACCGCCCGAATAATCCGAAGCAATGTAAAGCCGAGCCGATTATCGAAAGCTGCAAAACCTATATTGACACGCATTACCATGAAGAAGATTTGTCGCTAAGCACGCTGGCCGTGAAGTTTTATTTCAATCCTTCGTATTTTTGCAACCTTTTCAAAACGCATACGCGTATGACCATCCACCAATACATTACCCAAACCCGCATGAAGGCGGCGGCAAGACTGCTGCTGCATACCTCGCAAAAGGTTTACCAAATTGCCGAAAACGTAGGTTATAAAGATGTAAAGTATTTTATTCGCCTGTTCCGCAAGGAATTCGGCGCAAGTCCGGAAGAATACCGCCGCCTGTCCGCCATTCGCTAA
- a CDS encoding sensor histidine kinase — MNWTALENEQKELSRMIVSLSAMLQYTSENSRDIGDLAEDLNWLRHYLFLTNERFEGKFTVTYDISPELYSYQVPKLFLQPFVENAIVHGFSRLHTGGRILIRGRVEEGERVFTVEDNGIGIPAHRLEQLTQMESGSIGIQNVDKRIKLIYGEAYGVTLTSQEGKGTTVHLRLPLSNK; from the coding sequence ATGAATTGGACGGCGTTGGAGAACGAGCAAAAAGAGCTGAGCCGGATGATCGTCAGCTTGTCCGCCATGCTGCAGTACACCTCCGAAAACAGCCGCGATATCGGCGATTTGGCGGAGGATTTAAATTGGCTCCGGCATTATCTCTTTCTCACGAACGAACGTTTTGAGGGCAAGTTTACCGTCACCTATGACATCTCCCCCGAGCTTTATTCGTATCAAGTTCCCAAGCTGTTTCTGCAGCCGTTCGTCGAAAACGCGATTGTCCACGGCTTTTCCCGCCTGCACACCGGGGGAAGGATTCTGATCCGGGGGCGGGTGGAGGAGGGGGAGCGCGTGTTCACGGTGGAAGACAACGGCATCGGCATTCCCGCTCACAGATTGGAGCAATTAACCCAAATGGAGAGCGGCTCCATCGGCATACAAAACGTGGACAAAAGAATCAAGCTTATTTACGGAGAGGCCTATGGCGTAACCCTGACTTCGCAAGAAGGGAAAGGGACCACCGTTCACCTCCGTCTTCCTTTATCCAACAAATGA